One stretch of Paenibacillus sp. FSL R5-0341 DNA includes these proteins:
- the purK gene encoding 5-(carboxyamino)imidazole ribonucleotide synthase, which translates to MTREGLQSGAAGELKNVLLPGKTTIGILGGGQLGRMMTLAGTAMGYRFVTLDPAADAPCGQVARQIEAGYDDAKAALELARQCDVITYEFENVDAEVAGLLERESYVPQGSALLYTTQHRLREKRAIEAAGVRVAPYREITSADTMLAAVSELGVPCVLKTVTGGYDGKGQRVIRESSQAVAAYEELATTGAELVLEQFIKFECEISVVVARSTNGEIKTFPPAENIHVNNILHASIVPARVAADIQIEAQKLAAAVAESMKAVGLLAVELFVAADGRLYVNELAPRPHNSGHYTMEACATSQFEQHIRAICGLPLGDTSLLSPVVMVNVLGEHLEGIIARTGQPDAEAIELGVIPKLHIYGKSEAKTGRKMGHVNLLCQDVEEGLQWIEQTNLWRNTNS; encoded by the coding sequence ATGACTAGAGAAGGTTTACAGTCGGGTGCGGCAGGAGAGCTGAAAAATGTCCTGCTGCCCGGGAAAACAACCATCGGCATTCTTGGAGGCGGACAGCTCGGACGTATGATGACGCTGGCAGGAACGGCAATGGGGTATCGATTCGTTACTCTTGATCCCGCTGCGGATGCACCTTGTGGACAAGTTGCTCGTCAGATTGAAGCTGGATATGATGATGCCAAAGCTGCACTCGAACTCGCTCGGCAATGCGATGTCATTACGTATGAATTCGAAAATGTGGATGCAGAAGTCGCTGGGCTGCTCGAGCGTGAGTCTTACGTTCCGCAAGGAAGTGCGCTACTGTACACCACACAACATCGGTTGCGTGAAAAACGTGCGATCGAAGCCGCCGGAGTGAGGGTCGCGCCTTATCGGGAAATCACAAGTGCGGATACAATGCTTGCTGCTGTAAGCGAACTTGGAGTGCCCTGCGTACTGAAGACGGTGACTGGAGGCTATGATGGCAAAGGCCAACGGGTAATCCGGGAATCAAGTCAGGCTGTTGCCGCATACGAAGAACTTGCAACTACAGGTGCGGAACTGGTGCTGGAACAATTCATTAAGTTCGAATGCGAGATATCTGTCGTTGTAGCGCGTAGTACAAATGGGGAGATCAAGACGTTCCCACCAGCGGAGAATATTCATGTGAACAACATTTTGCATGCGTCAATCGTACCGGCTAGAGTTGCTGCAGACATCCAGATTGAAGCTCAAAAGCTGGCAGCAGCGGTGGCAGAATCGATGAAAGCTGTTGGATTGCTGGCTGTGGAACTGTTTGTAGCGGCGGATGGAAGACTGTACGTCAACGAACTGGCACCAAGACCGCATAATTCTGGTCACTATACGATGGAAGCTTGTGCGACTTCTCAGTTCGAACAACATATCCGTGCCATCTGCGGGTTACCACTTGGGGACACTTCGTTATTGAGTCCGGTTGTTATGGTCAATGTGCTTGGAGAGCATCTGGAAGGCATTATCGCAAGAACAGGGCAACCTGATGCGGAAGCGATAGAACTCGGTGTGATTCCCAAGCTTCATATATATGGTAAAAGTGAAGCGAAAACAGGACGGAAGATGGGGCATGTGAATCTGCTTTGTCAAGATGTTGAAGAAGGATTGCAATGGATTGAACAAACTAATCTCTGGAGGAATACAAATTCATGA
- a CDS encoding DNA topoisomerase III, translating to MKTLVLAEKPSVAREIARVMGARDKHKSYMEGPKYIVTWALGHLVGLAEPEDYDKKYATWNLEDLPILPERTKLKVLKETNHQYKAVQQLMKRQDVGELVIATDAAREGELLARWIMQMAGWKKPFKRLWISSQTDKAIKDGFASLKPGSQFDRLYESARCRAEADWMIGLNVTRALTVRFNAQLSAGRVQTPTLGMIMDRESEINGFRSQEYETLTADLGGFQAVWRANGGDSRIFDPQETQELKKRVDGRKGTIAQVKKSEKVEPHPLAYDLTELQRDANRKYGFSAKQTSNVLQRLYEQHKLVTYPRTDSRYLTSDMTATLKERLDSVAIGPYASLARPLLRKNLNITKRIVDDSKVTDHHAIIPTEQTVLLNQLNPEERKLYDLIVRRFISLFYPAAKYDSVAITVQVGNDSFHVKGTTVKESGWREVYGGDYSDDDDDRADDAADHERALLPDVQQGQSVTVQRCHIKSGRTMPPKRYTEAALLSQMEKHGLGTPATRADIIEKLVSSDTIDRQGNSMHPTGKGKQLIELAAPQLRTPDLTARWEAELERIARGQGKPGPFLDSIRSMAKELVSTVKGSKAEYKPHNVSNSHCPDCNARLLEKKGKRGKFLVCPTEDCGYRRSAEKRLSNRRCAQCHKKMEIKEGKAGLYVQCLPCGITETLDKDKQHVNKRDQQKLVKQYAKQESIGSNLGDLLKAAMEKKGQ from the coding sequence GTGAAGACATTGGTACTCGCAGAAAAACCGTCTGTAGCACGCGAAATAGCCAGAGTTATGGGTGCGCGTGATAAACATAAAAGTTATATGGAAGGCCCGAAATATATCGTTACCTGGGCGCTTGGACATCTGGTTGGATTAGCTGAACCGGAGGATTACGACAAGAAGTATGCAACATGGAATCTGGAGGACCTGCCCATTCTGCCAGAACGTACGAAGCTGAAGGTGCTTAAGGAAACCAACCATCAATATAAAGCAGTACAGCAGCTGATGAAGCGTCAGGATGTGGGTGAACTTGTCATTGCGACGGATGCGGCACGTGAGGGAGAATTGCTGGCTCGTTGGATCATGCAGATGGCGGGATGGAAAAAACCTTTTAAACGCCTGTGGATCTCATCCCAGACAGATAAGGCGATCAAAGACGGATTTGCATCGCTGAAGCCAGGCAGTCAGTTCGACCGTCTCTATGAATCTGCACGTTGCCGGGCGGAGGCCGACTGGATGATTGGGCTTAACGTAACCCGTGCGTTAACCGTTCGTTTTAATGCGCAGTTATCAGCTGGACGGGTTCAAACTCCGACATTAGGTATGATTATGGACAGAGAAAGTGAAATTAACGGTTTCCGCTCGCAGGAGTATGAGACGTTAACGGCAGATTTGGGAGGTTTTCAGGCTGTGTGGCGGGCAAATGGGGGAGATTCACGAATCTTTGACCCTCAGGAAACGCAGGAATTGAAGAAACGGGTAGACGGGCGCAAGGGGACAATTGCCCAAGTGAAGAAAAGCGAGAAGGTAGAGCCTCATCCACTTGCATATGATCTGACGGAACTGCAACGGGATGCCAACCGGAAATACGGTTTCTCTGCGAAGCAAACATCAAATGTCCTGCAACGTCTGTATGAACAGCACAAGCTCGTAACGTACCCACGTACGGACAGCCGATACCTGACTTCCGATATGACAGCTACATTGAAAGAACGTCTGGACAGTGTAGCCATTGGACCTTATGCCTCTCTGGCACGTCCTTTGCTGCGTAAAAATCTGAATATCACGAAACGTATTGTGGATGACAGCAAAGTGACCGATCACCATGCAATTATCCCTACGGAGCAAACGGTGCTTCTGAATCAACTGAATCCGGAGGAACGCAAATTGTACGATCTGATCGTACGTCGTTTTATAAGCCTGTTCTATCCAGCAGCGAAGTATGATTCGGTAGCGATCACGGTTCAGGTGGGGAACGACTCCTTCCATGTCAAAGGTACAACGGTGAAAGAAAGTGGATGGCGTGAAGTATACGGCGGCGATTACAGCGATGATGACGATGACCGGGCTGACGATGCAGCAGACCATGAGCGTGCGCTTCTGCCAGATGTGCAGCAAGGACAGTCCGTAACGGTTCAGCGTTGCCATATTAAAAGTGGACGGACGATGCCGCCCAAACGGTATACCGAAGCCGCTTTGCTTTCCCAAATGGAGAAGCATGGACTCGGCACTCCGGCTACACGTGCGGATATTATCGAGAAGCTGGTCAGTTCCGATACAATAGATCGTCAAGGCAACAGCATGCACCCGACTGGCAAAGGAAAACAGTTGATTGAACTGGCTGCTCCGCAGCTTCGTACACCGGATCTAACTGCTCGCTGGGAAGCTGAACTGGAACGCATCGCTCGTGGGCAAGGGAAACCGGGGCCGTTTCTGGATAGTATCCGATCCATGGCAAAAGAGCTGGTGTCTACGGTAAAAGGCAGCAAAGCGGAGTATAAGCCACATAATGTGTCGAATAGCCATTGCCCGGACTGTAATGCACGATTACTGGAGAAGAAGGGCAAGCGCGGTAAATTCCTTGTATGTCCTACCGAGGACTGCGGGTATCGTCGTTCGGCAGAGAAGAGACTGTCCAATCGACGTTGTGCACAGTGCCACAAAAAGATGGAAATCAAAGAAGGTAAGGCGGGACTATACGTGCAGTGTCTTCCTTGTGGTATTACAGAGACTTTGGATAAGGACAAACAGCATGTGAACAAACGCGATCAGCAAAAATTGGTGAAGCAGTATGCGAAGCAAGAGTCGATTGGCTCCAATCTGGGTGATCTGCTGAAGGCGGCTATGGAGAAAAAAGGGCAGTAA
- a CDS encoding DUF1294 domain-containing protein — MQTGLILWFLFINVVGYLVMSDDKRRAQQRRDRTPERTLFLLAFIGGALGVWIAMYRKRHKTKHPSFTIGIPLLLFLNAVIYGYFIQ; from the coding sequence ATGCAAACCGGACTTATATTGTGGTTTCTATTTATTAATGTAGTTGGTTATCTGGTGATGTCGGATGATAAGAGGCGTGCACAGCAACGTCGTGATCGTACACCTGAACGGACGTTGTTTTTGCTTGCGTTTATTGGTGGTGCTTTGGGAGTCTGGATCGCGATGTATCGGAAAAGGCATAAAACCAAACATCCCAGCTTCACCATTGGCATTCCGTTGTTGTTGTTCCTGAATGCCGTAATCTATGGTTACTTTATTCAATGA
- a CDS encoding universal stress protein translates to MLFSKILVAYDGSKASNKALDRAIELAKVSPDAVLDVIHAFDFPRVFIGEGLAPLPPSLNNDYYNLAVQTTDEAKERIQAAGVTANVDLIQGAAAEVLLDFAKENDSDIIIIGSRGLGGIREFVLGSVSHNVVQHAQVPVLIVK, encoded by the coding sequence ATGTTATTTTCCAAAATATTAGTGGCTTATGATGGTTCCAAAGCTTCAAATAAAGCACTCGATCGTGCGATTGAGCTAGCTAAAGTGTCCCCGGATGCTGTATTGGATGTTATTCATGCTTTTGATTTCCCGCGTGTATTCATTGGTGAAGGGTTAGCTCCATTGCCGCCTTCGCTTAATAATGACTATTACAATCTGGCGGTGCAGACGACGGATGAAGCGAAAGAACGAATTCAGGCTGCTGGTGTAACGGCCAACGTAGACCTGATTCAAGGAGCGGCTGCGGAAGTGTTGCTTGATTTTGCCAAAGAAAATGATTCTGATATCATTATCATTGGTAGCCGCGGACTAGGCGGAATTCGGGAATTTGTCCTGGGTAGTGTCAGTCATAATGTGGTGCAGCATGCTCAGGTTCCAGTACTGATCGTAAAATAG
- the purE gene encoding 5-(carboxyamino)imidazole ribonucleotide mutase: MSLQVAVIMGSKSDWETMKHACEVLDELEIGYEKKVVSAHRTPDLMFEYAEQAIDRGFKVIIAGAGGAAHLPGMVAAKTMLPVIGVPVQSKALNGLDSLLSIVQMPGGIPVATVAIGKAGATNAGLLAAQMIGAFDPDVQRRSEARRERIKQEVLESSEEL; the protein is encoded by the coding sequence ATGTCACTGCAAGTCGCTGTAATTATGGGCAGTAAGTCGGATTGGGAAACGATGAAGCATGCGTGCGAGGTTCTGGATGAACTGGAGATTGGTTATGAGAAAAAGGTTGTCTCAGCCCATCGTACACCGGATTTGATGTTCGAATACGCAGAGCAGGCGATTGATCGAGGATTCAAGGTGATCATTGCAGGCGCAGGCGGGGCGGCACATCTACCTGGTATGGTTGCAGCCAAAACGATGCTCCCAGTCATTGGCGTTCCGGTTCAATCCAAAGCATTGAATGGTCTCGATTCCTTGTTGTCCATTGTTCAGATGCCTGGCGGAATTCCCGTTGCAACCGTTGCAATCGGTAAGGCGGGGGCTACCAATGCAGGGCTGCTCGCTGCTCAGATGATCGGTGCATTTGACCCGGATGTCCAACGTCGCTCTGAAGCTCGAAGAGAGCGCATCAAACAAGAAGTACTCGAAAGCAGTGAAGAACTATGA